In Granulicella tundricola MP5ACTX9, the following are encoded in one genomic region:
- a CDS encoding ATP-binding protein — translation MDIQRIDRNLVEAALKHQAAVAIIGPRQVGKTTLARDIADHHQGSLYLDLEAREDRDKLTEPVLFLREYENALVVLDEIHRVPEIFSSLRGLIDQGRRTGRGTGRFLILGSASIDLLRQSGESLAGRITYVDMGPFNTQELPVDEPTLLKLWLRGGFPGSYLAPDDGTSLRWRTDFIRTYLERDVSEFGPRIPAGVLERLWTMLAHGQGTLLNTARLASGLQVSAPTVGRYIDLLSNLLLVRRLAPFHRNDGKRLVKSPKVYVRDSGLVHALLGLKTYNDLAGHPVTGSSWEGCVIENLLAAAPERTVASFYRTAAGAEIDLVLEIPGHGMWAIEVKRSLSARPEKGFYIACEDLKPDRRFVVNAGITEYPIGQATTAIGLAGLTQVLAALK, via the coding sequence ATGGACATCCAACGGATAGACCGGAATCTAGTTGAAGCAGCCCTGAAGCACCAGGCAGCTGTTGCAATTATCGGTCCGCGCCAGGTAGGAAAGACCACCCTGGCGCGGGACATTGCTGACCATCACCAGGGTTCACTTTACCTTGATCTTGAAGCACGCGAGGATCGCGACAAGCTCACCGAGCCAGTGCTGTTCCTTCGCGAGTACGAGAACGCTTTAGTCGTGCTGGACGAGATTCACCGTGTGCCCGAGATCTTCAGCTCCTTGCGCGGCCTTATCGACCAGGGCCGGCGTACGGGACGCGGAACCGGCAGATTCCTCATTCTCGGCTCTGCCTCTATCGACCTCCTTCGGCAATCGGGAGAAAGCCTCGCCGGACGCATCACGTATGTCGACATGGGCCCGTTCAACACCCAGGAGCTGCCGGTCGACGAGCCGACGCTGCTGAAACTCTGGTTGCGCGGCGGCTTTCCAGGGAGCTATCTCGCCCCCGACGATGGCACCAGCCTGCGCTGGCGAACGGACTTCATCCGCACCTATCTCGAGCGCGACGTGTCCGAGTTCGGTCCCAGGATTCCGGCCGGCGTGCTGGAGCGGTTGTGGACGATGCTCGCGCACGGGCAGGGAACTCTGTTGAACACGGCCCGGCTCGCCTCTGGACTGCAGGTCTCAGCGCCGACCGTGGGCCGCTACATCGACCTGCTTTCCAACCTGCTTCTGGTTCGCAGGCTTGCCCCGTTTCACCGCAACGACGGCAAGCGTCTGGTGAAGTCGCCCAAGGTGTACGTGCGGGACAGCGGACTGGTGCATGCGCTGCTCGGCTTGAAGACGTACAACGATCTCGCCGGCCACCCTGTAACCGGCTCATCATGGGAAGGTTGTGTGATTGAGAACCTGCTGGCGGCAGCCCCGGAGAGAACGGTCGCCAGCTTCTACCGCACCGCCGCCGGTGCCGAGATCGATCTTGTGCTGGAGATCCCAGGTCACGGCATGTGGGCGATCGAGGTGAAACGGAGCCTTTCCGCGCGCCCCGAGAAAGGGTTCTACATTGCTTGCGAAGACTTGAAGCCTGACCGCCGCTTCGTCGTCAATGCGGGCATCACCGAGTATCCCATCGGTCAGGCAACAACAGCCATCGGACTCGCTGG
- a CDS encoding replication initiation protein, protein MTRKAKSLVVREYHFVDPETGGKSLITPDEKGHLVYTDTAGKAHRLPEALIPDELKPVRSLQASAASAEIVPAPRAKRDNKAERASATGNRALRAAEVRIALEADNTDVMQLAQALILCGLPYRMTSERQISRKARLGDGSTVTVTFTALSADADMPFGSDRTLLHYLLDKAVKSGNRYVSWDTAKEFMEQMGMKGTGGKAYADLRERFDRLRGLGIFVSRKGAGRNETSNMSAISRSRLPSSLDLNAENVGQSALPLSESVRYGVEIGTELYNDLIKHHVPVPTELLIQTRGNAQLQDICIFLFWRCFAANSPSVIPWASVREQLGSADSNPRRIKVRFAEAIKFFRTFWPEMQAESRPEGVWVAPPRDGKYLLPQGKGTRRLN, encoded by the coding sequence ATGACGAGAAAGGCCAAAAGCCTGGTTGTACGGGAGTACCACTTTGTCGATCCTGAAACGGGCGGCAAAAGCCTGATCACGCCTGACGAAAAGGGTCACCTCGTGTACACGGATACCGCAGGCAAGGCGCATCGGCTTCCCGAAGCGCTGATTCCTGATGAGCTCAAGCCGGTCCGGTCTCTCCAGGCCAGTGCCGCCTCGGCCGAGATCGTGCCGGCTCCGCGGGCGAAGCGGGATAACAAGGCGGAAAGGGCAAGCGCAACAGGGAATCGAGCGTTGCGTGCAGCAGAAGTCCGGATTGCGCTCGAAGCCGACAACACGGACGTTATGCAACTCGCGCAGGCGCTCATCCTGTGCGGTTTGCCGTACCGGATGACCTCGGAGCGGCAAATCTCACGCAAGGCCCGCCTGGGCGACGGCAGCACCGTTACCGTGACGTTTACGGCGCTGTCCGCTGATGCCGATATGCCCTTTGGCTCCGATCGAACGCTGCTCCACTACCTGCTCGACAAAGCCGTGAAGTCAGGGAACCGTTACGTCAGCTGGGACACTGCGAAAGAGTTTATGGAACAGATGGGCATGAAGGGAACTGGCGGAAAGGCCTACGCCGACCTGCGGGAACGCTTCGACCGCCTGCGAGGCTTGGGCATTTTCGTCAGCCGTAAGGGCGCAGGGCGGAACGAGACCTCGAACATGTCAGCGATCAGCCGCTCCCGTCTTCCATCGAGTCTGGACCTGAATGCCGAAAACGTAGGACAAAGTGCTCTCCCTTTGTCAGAAAGCGTGCGTTACGGCGTGGAGATCGGGACGGAGCTGTACAACGACCTTATCAAGCACCACGTTCCCGTTCCAACGGAACTGTTGATCCAGACCCGCGGCAACGCGCAGCTTCAGGACATCTGCATTTTCCTCTTCTGGCGGTGCTTCGCCGCTAACTCTCCGTCCGTGATCCCGTGGGCCTCGGTGCGGGAACAGCTCGGCAGTGCGGATTCCAATCCCCGGCGAATCAAAGTTCGCTTTGCCGAAGCCATTAAGTTCTTTAGGACCTTCTGGCCCGAGATGCAAGCGGAGTCACGGCCGGAGGGCGTGTGGGTGGCGCCTCCCCGGGATGGCAAGTACTTGCTGCCGCAAGGGAAGGGAACTCGCCGTCTCAACTGA
- a CDS encoding ParA family protein, with protein MIITIASFKGGVGKTTTAVHLATYLAGKAPTLLLDGDENRSATAWAQRGSLPFRVADERQAAKLGREFEHLVIDTQARPNQEDLKALAEGCDLLIIPSTPDVLALDALILTVEALKGLRNVSYRVLLTIVHPRPNKDGDEARATLEELKIPTFKGCVHRLIAFQKAALKGVPVNQADDARAWSAWNDYEQIGEQILP; from the coding sequence ATGATTATTACGATTGCCAGCTTTAAAGGGGGCGTAGGGAAGACCACCACCGCCGTTCACCTTGCGACCTATCTGGCGGGGAAGGCCCCTACTCTTCTTCTGGATGGGGATGAGAACCGTAGCGCAACGGCGTGGGCTCAAAGGGGCTCACTTCCCTTCCGCGTAGCAGACGAGCGCCAGGCCGCAAAACTGGGACGTGAGTTCGAGCACCTCGTCATCGACACGCAGGCGCGCCCAAACCAGGAAGACTTGAAAGCCTTGGCCGAAGGATGCGACCTGCTCATCATCCCTTCTACCCCGGACGTGCTGGCGCTGGACGCGCTGATTCTGACCGTTGAGGCCTTGAAGGGGCTGCGCAACGTTTCCTATCGGGTGCTGCTGACCATCGTTCATCCTAGGCCGAACAAAGATGGAGACGAAGCTCGGGCCACTCTGGAGGAATTGAAGATTCCGACGTTCAAAGGATGCGTTCACCGGCTGATTGCTTTCCAGAAAGCCGCGCTGAAAGGCGTGCCAGTGAATCAGGCGGACGATGCCCGTGCCTGGTCGGCCTGGAACGATTACGAGCAGATAGGAGAGCAGATACTCCCATGA
- a CDS encoding tyrosine-type recombinase/integrase produces the protein MSQETAISVLNTAEQASNSSQARLIALVLDGVTSEHSRRSYRTGLTAFFGWIRVGVDVSGTEPAFTKALVQLYRSSLLVQGLSSSTVNLRLSPLRKLAREMADNGMLDPATAAAIERVPGVEKRGNRVGNWLMKEQANDLLNAPNSKTLTGLRDRAILALLLGCGLCRAELLRINVEDLQQREGRWVLPDMEGKGSRVRTVTVPAGVKTRIDAWLKASGITDARLFRPVSKAGELAGTEIRDEKAVWRLVMRYAKATDLGKLAPHDLRRTCAKLCRKAGGDLEQIQLLLGHASIQTTERYLGTEQALAHAVNDAIELDLN, from the coding sequence GTGAGCCAAGAAACAGCCATCTCGGTGCTAAACACGGCAGAACAGGCGTCCAACAGCTCTCAAGCCCGCCTGATAGCGCTCGTGCTCGACGGAGTCACCTCCGAGCACTCCCGCCGCTCCTACCGGACCGGCCTCACAGCCTTCTTCGGCTGGATACGAGTCGGCGTAGACGTCTCAGGAACGGAGCCGGCCTTCACGAAGGCGCTCGTCCAGCTGTACCGGTCCTCGCTGCTGGTTCAGGGCCTTTCCTCGTCGACCGTGAACCTCCGGCTGTCGCCGCTGCGCAAGCTCGCCCGCGAGATGGCCGACAACGGGATGCTCGACCCGGCTACGGCCGCGGCGATCGAACGCGTGCCCGGGGTCGAGAAACGCGGCAACCGGGTAGGGAACTGGCTCATGAAAGAACAGGCTAACGATCTGCTCAACGCACCAAACTCGAAGACTCTCACCGGGCTGCGTGACCGTGCGATTTTGGCCCTGCTGCTCGGGTGTGGTTTATGCCGGGCCGAGCTGTTACGCATCAACGTCGAAGACCTGCAGCAGAGGGAAGGGCGCTGGGTACTCCCGGACATGGAAGGGAAGGGAAGCAGGGTACGCACGGTCACCGTGCCAGCTGGCGTCAAGACCCGCATTGATGCCTGGCTCAAAGCTTCCGGCATCACAGACGCCCGGCTCTTCCGGCCGGTCAGCAAGGCCGGCGAGCTTGCCGGCACGGAGATTCGGGATGAGAAAGCAGTCTGGCGGCTGGTAATGCGTTACGCCAAGGCTACGGACCTGGGGAAGCTGGCACCGCACGATCTGAGGCGGACCTGCGCGAAGCTCTGCCGCAAGGCTGGAGGAGACCTCGAACAGATCCAGCTGCTACTTGGGCATGCCTCGATCCAGACCACGGAGCGCTATCTTGGCACCGAGCAGGCGCTGGCTCATGCCGTGAACGATGCCATCGAATTAGATCTGAACTGA
- a CDS encoding NYN domain-containing protein, whose amino-acid sequence MKRTYVYVDGFNLYYRTLRKTKFKWLNLEALVRSLLDDENEIVCIRYFTAPVSGKFDPGVPVRQQRYLQALRTLPTVSIHEGNFLTRAKIRPLVHPAPDGPTHVEIWNTEEKGSDVNLATYLIHDAWRDLFDVAVVLSQDTDLNEPVRIVRDEIKKSIGVIILDGKAPGKLSTFGSFVRHITHADLAASQFPDIIPFGQRGKAVERPSEW is encoded by the coding sequence GTGAAGCGAACCTACGTCTACGTTGATGGCTTTAACCTCTACTATCGAACCCTCCGAAAGACGAAGTTCAAGTGGCTGAACCTCGAAGCTTTGGTACGGAGTCTTCTTGACGATGAAAATGAGATCGTATGCATCCGCTACTTTACCGCTCCCGTGAGTGGGAAGTTTGATCCCGGTGTCCCCGTTCGCCAGCAGCGCTATCTTCAGGCTCTACGAACTCTTCCTACGGTGTCAATCCACGAAGGGAACTTCCTGACCAGAGCGAAAATTAGGCCACTGGTGCACCCAGCTCCGGATGGTCCCACCCACGTTGAGATCTGGAACACCGAAGAGAAAGGCTCCGACGTCAATTTAGCCACGTATCTGATCCATGATGCATGGAGAGACCTCTTTGATGTCGCCGTAGTGCTCTCTCAAGATACAGACCTGAATGAACCTGTTCGTATCGTGCGCGATGAGATCAAGAAATCGATCGGGGTGATCATTCTTGACGGGAAGGCGCCTGGCAAGCTCTCCACTTTCGGGAGCTTCGTCAGACACATAACGCACGCCGATCTTGCTGCTTCACAGTTTCCCGATATTATTCCGTTCGGTCAGCGGGGGAAGGCTGTTGAAAGACCTTCTGAGTGGTGA
- a CDS encoding EAL domain-containing protein: protein MTRRKRLDLSSALARGEFVPYFQPLVDLRTGELRGCEVLARWVHPTRGIVLPDDFIPYAEESGIIAALSECVLSKAFEACATLNQTFVLSVNISPIQFRDPILSKRLSELSTRHRFPLDRVKVEITESTLLTNLADAQSISTQLKLLGVKLSLDDFGTGYSSLAHLQALPFDEIKIDRSFVSSMCCRRESMKIVAAVIGLGRSLGLTTVAEGIEESAQADMLRCLGCEVGQGWFYGRPVPIEELQAMLALSRPSSHRVGHTKQVPKQRITSFLEALPAARHAQLQAIYDGSPVGLCFVDRELRYVSVNQRHAQMNGAPAEAHLGRTVREMVPEPFYEKVVPYLTRALGGEAIHGVELERRDHIKGVKCATILSTYQPAQDENGEVIGVSVTVVDISDRKAAERALAESEDHFRHMVQLNPQIPYTMDPNGLILDMSPRWAELTGLTFEETCGRGWLRTVHPEDATTLVSKCLAAIKAAVQIDVEFRVLGRDKLWHWMRSRAAPRMDRDGAIIKWYGSVELIDDQKQAQEQLWASQLRLQTIIDTLPVGVVIAEAPSGRIIGRNQKAEAILQQDPLHFEQIGDYSRRVAYHRDGRRLESDDFPLAKAILRGQITDAEHVYYTFGDDVGKWLSLSGAPLKDRDGKIVGAVATIQELNGETSHLI from the coding sequence TTGACTCGAAGAAAACGACTAGATCTGAGTTCCGCGTTAGCTCGAGGTGAATTTGTTCCGTACTTTCAACCGTTGGTTGATTTGCGAACCGGAGAACTGCGTGGCTGCGAGGTGCTCGCCCGGTGGGTCCATCCCACACGGGGGATTGTCCTTCCCGACGACTTCATTCCATATGCTGAGGAGAGCGGAATTATCGCGGCTTTGTCAGAATGTGTTCTGTCAAAGGCTTTCGAAGCTTGCGCCACATTGAATCAGACGTTTGTGCTCTCGGTGAACATCTCACCGATTCAGTTTCGCGATCCTATACTTTCGAAGCGGCTTTCCGAGTTGTCCACGCGTCACCGATTCCCGCTCGATAGAGTGAAGGTCGAAATCACAGAGAGTACGCTCCTCACGAACCTAGCGGACGCGCAGTCTATATCGACGCAGCTGAAGCTGCTTGGGGTTAAACTTTCGTTGGATGATTTTGGAACTGGATATTCCAGTCTTGCTCACCTGCAGGCATTACCATTCGATGAGATCAAGATAGACCGTAGCTTTGTGAGCTCGATGTGTTGTCGGCGCGAAAGTATGAAAATCGTTGCAGCCGTCATCGGTCTAGGTCGGAGTCTTGGTTTGACGACGGTCGCTGAGGGAATCGAGGAATCGGCCCAGGCGGACATGCTGCGCTGTTTGGGATGTGAGGTAGGTCAAGGCTGGTTCTATGGAAGGCCAGTTCCCATCGAGGAATTACAGGCCATGCTCGCTTTGAGCCGCCCCTCTTCTCATAGGGTGGGTCACACAAAGCAGGTGCCCAAGCAAAGGATTACATCCTTTCTTGAAGCCCTGCCCGCCGCACGTCATGCGCAGCTTCAAGCTATTTATGATGGATCACCTGTAGGACTCTGTTTTGTCGATCGCGAACTGCGGTATGTGAGCGTAAATCAGCGTCACGCGCAAATGAACGGTGCTCCCGCTGAGGCACACCTTGGACGGACCGTCCGGGAGATGGTTCCTGAGCCATTCTATGAAAAGGTCGTACCCTATCTCACTCGAGCTCTAGGTGGGGAGGCAATTCACGGTGTTGAGCTAGAGCGCAGGGATCACATCAAAGGGGTAAAGTGCGCAACGATCCTGTCTACCTACCAGCCTGCTCAAGATGAAAACGGTGAGGTAATCGGCGTATCAGTGACAGTGGTCGACATCTCTGATCGAAAGGCAGCTGAAAGAGCACTTGCGGAAAGTGAAGATCACTTTCGCCATATGGTTCAACTTAACCCTCAGATACCCTACACGATGGACCCTAACGGCCTCATTCTTGACATGAGTCCCCGCTGGGCGGAACTCACGGGTTTAACGTTTGAGGAAACCTGTGGACGTGGTTGGCTACGGACGGTGCACCCCGAAGATGCGACTACGTTGGTTAGCAAGTGCCTGGCTGCAATAAAGGCAGCAGTTCAGATTGATGTTGAGTTCAGAGTCTTAGGGCGCGACAAGCTCTGGCACTGGATGCGATCTCGAGCCGCACCCCGCATGGATCGTGACGGAGCGATCATCAAATGGTATGGCAGTGTAGAGCTCATCGATGATCAGAAGCAGGCGCAGGAACAATTATGGGCGAGCCAACTGCGACTGCAAACCATTATTGATACCTTGCCGGTAGGAGTCGTCATCGCGGAAGCCCCAAGTGGCCGAATTATCGGCCGCAATCAGAAAGCGGAAGCGATTCTTCAGCAGGATCCATTGCATTTCGAACAGATCGGGGACTATTCCAGGCGAGTCGCCTACCATCGTGACGGTCGCAGGTTGGAGTCCGATGACTTTCCTTTAGCGAAAGCGATTCTGCGTGGTCAGATCACGGACGCCGAACACGTCTATTACACATTCGGAGACGACGTAGGAAAGTGGCTAAGCCTTAGCGGAGCCCCCCTGAAGGACAGAGACGGCAAGATTGTGGGCGCGGTTGCGACCATACAAGAGCTGAATGGCGAGACGAGCCATCTAATCTGA
- a CDS encoding alpha/beta fold hydrolase, whose product MSEAVRYELKTEMVAANDLVFEVLTCGTGKTLALCLHGFPEVALSWREQMLALAESGYRVWAPNQRGYGKSSRPPRMQDYAIENLMADVAALIDASGAQHVVLLGHDWGGIVAWCFASRRLRLLDKLVIINVPHPVCFARSLRRPEQFVRSWYAAAFQMPFLPEWFLRRKNAKGIEEAMLRSSTRPESFSRDLLEATRSNAAEPDALKAMVDWYRAFVCGGGLQRQLRYGFPRIEVPTLLIWGEEDRFLTKASTIGTEEFVTLLSMHFLPGVSHWVQQDATEQCNRLILQFISLELATSEA is encoded by the coding sequence TTGAGTGAAGCCGTGCGATATGAACTGAAGACCGAGATGGTGGCCGCAAATGACCTTGTATTTGAGGTTCTGACCTGCGGTACGGGCAAAACGCTTGCGCTTTGCTTGCACGGTTTCCCCGAGGTAGCTCTCAGCTGGCGTGAACAGATGTTAGCCCTTGCCGAGAGTGGGTACCGAGTATGGGCACCGAATCAACGTGGTTATGGCAAGAGCAGCCGACCACCCCGCATGCAGGACTACGCTATAGAAAATCTAATGGCTGACGTTGCTGCCCTAATCGATGCTTCGGGTGCCCAGCACGTGGTTCTGCTTGGTCATGACTGGGGCGGCATCGTGGCTTGGTGTTTTGCCAGTCGACGTTTACGGCTTTTGGACAAGCTCGTGATCATCAACGTTCCGCATCCGGTGTGCTTCGCCAGGAGCCTGCGACGTCCTGAGCAGTTTGTACGTTCCTGGTACGCCGCGGCGTTCCAAATGCCATTCTTACCTGAGTGGTTTCTTCGTCGGAAAAATGCAAAGGGAATCGAAGAGGCTATGCTGCGAAGTTCCACCCGACCCGAATCGTTCTCCCGAGACCTGCTTGAGGCTACTCGTTCTAACGCCGCTGAACCCGACGCGCTGAAGGCTATGGTCGACTGGTACAGGGCTTTTGTGTGCGGGGGCGGTCTCCAGCGTCAGCTTCGTTACGGCTTCCCCAGAATTGAAGTCCCAACCCTCCTAATTTGGGGTGAGGAAGATCGGTTCCTGACCAAAGCATCAACTATTGGAACGGAAGAGTTCGTCACCCTCCTCAGCATGCATTTTCTGCCTGGTGTCTCACACTGGGTTCAACAAGACGCGACTGAGCAATGCAACAGGTTGATTCTTCAATTCATCAGCTTAGAACTAGCTACATCCGAAGCTTAA
- a CDS encoding DUF2130 domain-containing protein: protein MSNLSSASAAQPAIACPKCGTPVLLTEALAAPLIEATRAEYEAKLRSHSDAVAKQQQELTRKEQATQEVEQQLAKREADIKRRYEEARAEIGTQREQLAAEVTRQTEVAVTKELAERLIVERKTIAEAEESRARQRFADELAERDRDRKEQGEYIERLTAKLTAAQTAEVELKRREREFDDKERELPLRIEQEVSGRLDQARASAANEASERLTLQLSEKERQIKDLATKLEEASRKAQQGSQQSQGETLELLLEDQLRRQFPFDELQPVPKGEFGGDTLQVVRDSSGRECGRILWEFKRTKIWQSAWLSKLKGDQRSARADIAVIVSQAMPPDVRHFNEVDGVWVSSLGCTLPVATALRASLLQLASQRRSAEGQHTKSELVYAYLTGSQFRGRIEAIAERWSEMQKDLADEKKATMKRWSKREAQLHTLLDSTAGIYGDLQGIVGRDLAEIEALGETLLLES, encoded by the coding sequence ATGTCCAATCTCAGCTCTGCATCTGCGGCTCAGCCTGCAATTGCCTGTCCAAAATGCGGTACGCCGGTTCTTCTTACCGAGGCCCTAGCGGCTCCGCTGATCGAAGCCACTCGTGCCGAGTACGAGGCAAAGCTTCGATCACACAGTGATGCTGTCGCTAAGCAGCAGCAAGAGCTTACCCGCAAGGAACAGGCAACACAGGAAGTCGAGCAGCAGCTCGCCAAACGCGAAGCGGACATCAAGCGCCGATATGAGGAAGCCCGTGCAGAGATCGGCACTCAAAGGGAGCAGTTGGCTGCGGAAGTCACGCGTCAGACCGAGGTAGCAGTTACAAAAGAGCTTGCTGAGCGGTTGATCGTAGAAAGAAAGACGATCGCCGAAGCAGAGGAGAGCCGGGCACGTCAGCGGTTTGCCGACGAGCTTGCGGAGCGGGACCGGGATCGCAAGGAGCAGGGAGAGTACATCGAACGACTTACGGCCAAGCTGACAGCTGCCCAAACCGCCGAAGTGGAACTGAAGCGTCGCGAGCGGGAGTTCGACGATAAAGAACGAGAGCTGCCCCTACGCATAGAACAGGAGGTCAGTGGCCGGCTCGACCAGGCGCGTGCCTCCGCGGCGAACGAAGCCAGTGAGCGGCTTACACTCCAGCTTAGCGAGAAGGAAAGGCAGATCAAGGACCTCGCGACAAAACTGGAAGAGGCGAGCCGGAAGGCTCAGCAGGGGTCGCAACAGTCACAGGGCGAGACTCTGGAACTCTTGCTGGAAGACCAGCTTCGGCGGCAATTTCCCTTCGATGAATTGCAGCCGGTGCCCAAAGGTGAATTCGGCGGTGACACCCTGCAGGTCGTCCGTGACAGCTCGGGGCGGGAGTGCGGTCGCATCTTGTGGGAGTTCAAACGCACCAAAATCTGGCAATCCGCTTGGCTTTCGAAGCTCAAGGGGGACCAGCGTTCTGCCCGTGCGGACATCGCCGTGATTGTGTCACAGGCGATGCCGCCGGACGTTAGGCATTTCAATGAGGTTGATGGAGTATGGGTGTCATCGTTAGGATGCACGCTCCCAGTGGCTACGGCATTACGGGCATCGCTGCTCCAGCTAGCGAGCCAGCGGCGCAGTGCCGAAGGCCAGCACACTAAGAGTGAACTCGTATACGCCTACCTAACTGGTTCACAGTTCCGGGGGCGCATCGAGGCCATAGCAGAGCGCTGGTCTGAGATGCAAAAAGACTTGGCGGATGAGAAGAAGGCCACAATGAAGCGGTGGTCCAAGCGAGAGGCACAGTTGCATACGCTGCTCGACTCCACGGCTGGGATCTATGGAGACCTTCAAGGCATTGTGGGACGAGACTTGGCCGAGATCGAAGCTCTTGGCGAGACGTTGCTATTGGAAAGCTAG